gtcggcctcctccacctcctccgcgCGCTGCTCGGAGGTCCGCGCCCACTCGTGTCGTCCTCAAAGGTCCGCGCACTCACGTCGTCCTCGAAGGTCCGCGCTGTTCGGAGGTCCACATGTCCATGCCCACTCGTGTCGTCCTCGAAGGTTCGCGCACTCGCGTCGTCCTCGGAGGTCTGCGGTCCACATGCTCCCGGCGTCAAGATGTCGAGCAGTGGAGGAGGAGCTCCACAGAAGCTGACGGATGTAGGTGGAACGACATCGCGCGATGGGCATTCGTGCTGGTGCACTGCGACCATGGGGAGAGGTGCTGCGAACCCAGCCATGGCGAGGGGCCGGAGGAGGAGCACCGCAAGATGCGGATGGGGCATGCGCGCTGGTTCTCGACGTGCTCGGACGACCTGCGGGCGTGCGAGCATGGCACGCGACCTGCCGCTGCGGACGCGGTGACCAGCAAACCGATGGGGGCAGCTGTGGACCTGCGCACGACCTGCGGGCGGACGCGGGCGCGCTGCAGACCGATGGCCGCCGCCGGCGCTGCAGAGCATGGGGGAGCGGGGCCGGAGGCAGACCTAGGAGGCACAAGGCGTCGCCACCGGTGAGCTCTGAGTTTTGAACTCGCGGCCATGGCAGGGGCACCGACGAAGAAGAAAGCAACAGGGGAAGAATATTATTTCACCGTTGTTCTCCCTCCTCAACCGGCTTCAAACCGGTCCACGATGTCTTCCGGCAAAGAACCACAAATTTATAATCCACAGCCAATTTCCCTTAAAAAAAACTGAGCTGCCCTCCCATCCAGCTTCTAGACGGTACCCGCCGCCACCAGGCCGCCGGCCGCCGTGCTTCGCTCGGCCGCCCAGTCCGTCGCCTGCCGCCACGCCGTTGCAGGAGCTTCTAGGTGTTGCTTGACCCTTCCCCTCAAGCGTTTTCTCGCCGCCTCACCGGCCCTCAGGCGGTTATTCCCTTTCCCCCTCTTTTGAGTGCCCCTGGGGTTTCGCTGGAAATTTCTTCGTGGTTTAACCATGGGATGTCAGTCTATCTTCTTGCCCATCCATGATTTGGCCTGGGTATAGCACGTTGTGTATTGGCCAACTCCATGTGTCTTATATACTTACATGATGCATTGTTTGCGAAAATAGTATCTTATACTGACATAATGCAGTGAGTGTATCATGCATAAATTAATTAATTTGTAAAATGCTAGACTTTGCTTCTTGGTGAAGAACATAAAATCTTCAAAGTTCAGTATTTTGATAGCCATTTCCACTAAACTTATCATCAAAGGAACATCGTTTGCTTGTTGGTACGTATTTGCTTTGtaattcaatataaattttacCTTTCAGATCATAGTCATATGCACTTCTTCAGAATCAGTACCGTTTTGTAACAGGCTACTTTTGAGTCTAGACTAGACTTGTGCCATGAAAATTTCAGACACCTAATTTTCAATCAGTGCAAAAATCCACCACAAAGGTTTTAAATTATTGTTGTGCCTAGAAATAGATAACCCTCTCCAGCAACAGCTATGTTGTCTGGATGCAACTGAAAAGGAGCTAGGTCTGTTACCtgataaaaaaaagagaaaatgaaaagaagaaaaacaagtgtAACTCTTTAAAAGCCAGTTATCTAGACGAAAGACATTTCTGTCACAGTACTCTGCTTACTGGCCATCATTCCTCATACACTCTTTTTGTACGGAATTGGCTCGCCTAGGAGCAGAAAATGGACCCAAAAAAGGAAGAGCACTGAGACGGAATAGGGAGTGCAAAATCTCTATAGTCTAATACATCAAGGACCTGCAAGAAAGCGGGCAGATAGGTGGCAGATCCCACAAAGAGTCAGATGAATCATTCCCCGCGTCAAATAGATCCTTGTTGTCCTGAGCTCTGTCCATGCCGCCATGGGGTGACGTAGAGCTCTTCTTCTCCAGCTTAATCTTGTCCACCTCTGCGACCACCAAGCAAGCATTCTCATTAGCCATGTTGCGTCCATCCGAAGGTGTTAAGCTGGTGGTGTTGAGTGCCCATGATCGTTCATACTGTTGTGCGGCTAGCTGAAACTCCTCACCGCCTCCACCGACCAAGTATGGCCTGTAAGCTTCCTCAGGGAGGATGGGAGTGCGGATGCCATGGTTGCTCATGGCGAAGCTAACGATGCTGGAGCTAGGACTGCTACTTGGGCTGACGCTACTGGTGGtcgtggtgctggtgctggtgctagtgGTGCTGGCTGCGGCGGTGGCAGCTCTGGCGACGTCGCCTGCAGCACCACGGTACGCCGCTGCTGCAGGGAAGAAGTTAACGGTGTGCTGCTGCTGGGACGCCGCGTTGTTCTTCTTCATCCTCTTGTGGTTGAGGATGCCACGGATCCTCGCCGCGAGCGGCGAGTCCGGCGGCGAGGCGCCGttcgcgccggcggcggcgaagtTGGTGCGCGTGTTGGCGCCCCGGAGCAGGCAGGCGGCCTCGTCGTAGGCCCGCGCGGCCTCCTCAGCCGTCTCGAACGTGCCGAGCCACATCCGGATCTTCTGGGTGGTGTCCTTGATCTCAGCCACCCACCTCCCCGATGGCCTCTGCCGGACACCCACGAACTTgctgctgccgccaccgccgccgccgacgcactTGGTTCTCGTTCTTGGCTTGGTTTCCTTTGTGGGTGCTGGAGGCTGGTAGCTGCTGTACTGCTGCTGGTGCTGGGGATGGCTTTGTGGCTGCTGGAACTGGAGCTCCATTGGGAACTGGAGGGCGATCTTTGCATGTGCTGTGAGAGAACTCGATCTGGTCTGAACTTTGGGGCAGGAGATGGTGTCTGAATTTAAGGGGGAGGGCGTGGTGCTGAGGTGACGCTGGGTGTAGTGGGGGCCTTGTCATGTTCTCCTTGTCTCTGATGTCCAAATCTTCCTAGTGCCAAGAAAGGTGTCTGAGTTTTCTAAGAGGGGGCATTGCATTGGGAGCATGATGCTGTATCACGTAGCGTATTTCAATGTTTGATGTGGTCGTAGTGGCTGACATGTTTGGTGTTTACACTGGTTGACAAAATCAACTCTTTGTTTCCGGCTGTGAAACTAGCTTGGGTGATATGTTTGATGCTTCAATCGATGTGGTAACCATGGGCTCCAAATTAACCCTACCCCTTGGTAACTGTGGGCTTGGAGTCACAAAGAATAGCTGAAGCATAGTTGTTCACTACACATGGAATTTTATCGTCGGCAAAATCCTTTTGTTGCTGAGTTCTTGAGTTCAAACCCCGTTTTTATAAATGGGAAAATCTACTAGTATGTGATAACAATGCTGTTGAATTCCTTCTAGATTAAAATGCCTTGTTCGTTCTTCTGGTCAAGAATATTCATCTAATGATTCGCAAGGAATTATCTATTATATTAATAGTGTTTCTGCAGGCCTTTGGCACTTGCTGGTTCCATGAATTTTGTATGAGATCCAcagcttcaaaaaaaattgtgCTGGTTACTGGTCactttcttttttatatatatgtgaaATGTGCCCAACTAATGTTTTTGCAGTTAGGTTGTAATGAAATCTCTCCCGCCGGCACTGCATTACCGTTCGCCTGGTTCAAATGCTTAGTATCTTATTAGTGTAACTAATCTCTGCTTTGTCGCTGACTACCTGCTTGCAGATATTTTAAACGCCACGCCATCATCTTCCCCAAGGATATGAGGCTGTTCATGGTGACACGACCATTTGCCACTTGGCGGCGCCATCGGAAGGTTCATGTTCATGTTACTGCTTGACGACATGGGTGCCTGTCAGAGATTAAACAAGAAGATAGCATCGCCGTGTAATTAAAGAATTAATTAAAGAATGGAAATGCCGTTAGCCACAAGGCACTGATCTGCGATGTGCAATGTGACCGAGGCATCATGGGGTTTATTTATGGTGGGTCAGGTCAGGTGCTCCAAGGAGACGCCGGAGACATGGCTCCCATGTCTGAAGAAATATTCATGGTGGGTGCTTCGTTCAGCTAGAGTGGTTCTTAGAATGTTTGACCCGGGTTGCTGTaaactttgttaagtgttgtttggtCAAAGATACTGCGAAGAACTTTGATTGTAAAGTGGTAGTAGTCGTGTGAGGTTTCAAGTAGTTTCAGTTGTTTACCCTGTCCTTGCATTGGTTCTGAATTCAGATTCTGGCTGCAATTTGTGAAATGGAGTCACAGGAGGTTACTCTCTCCAGTCACAAATACTTGACATATTTGACTTTGCATGGTATTCAATTCGTATCTTTTGATCACTGATCTCTTCTAAATATAAAATCTTTCAGGTATAATAAGTTTTGCAAATATTCTGAATATAAATTGACATTTATAACTTGTACTTTTTTTTGTGAACATAACTTGTACATTTCTAAACTATAATGTTTATAGTTTTTCAGGTTTGACTCCTAAACATAAACAGATGTTTTTGTGGTAGAGAGAGTACCAAAGTTTTCTTTATGTAGAGCATATTTGTGTGTTCGAGATGACAGTTTGCAAGTTAATGGAAAATATGGCATGTGTGGTAGTCAAACTGCTGGTGACTTCAGAAACAAAGTTTACATGGCGTACGTTTGAGCAGGGCTCAATGGCTGATTAACCAATGTTGAGAGATGTGGAGGTCAAAGTTAGTGGACTCCATCATCTCCATTTGTATAATGGAAACGAAACATTCTTGTTAATTGTTAAACTAATGTAGTGCCGGCCAGAGAGTTTCTAGAGCCAACAAGGTTTCGTGGGAAGTTCCAGTTCCAGAACGTCTCATGAGGGAGTATATAAATTACTCCAATTTATGCTGTCTTCGTCTTCTCTGTTCCTCAGCAGTGAACTACTAGTCGGTAACGCCCTGTGCCCCTGTCCGGCCGGACAGCATTCTTTCTCCCGGACTTATTAGGAGGATATTTCCTTTAAACAGATTTCAGAATGTGCTTGTTGGATTTAAAATATATAATCCTAGGCGATTCGGATGAGAGTTCCTATACGCAAAAGAAACCTAACAAGTAACGCTGTTGATTTTTGCAGGTAAAAGGAGTAATCATAACCTAGTGCTGAACCTGTTGGCCAATTGGATCCTGCGCTGTGGCCGGccttaaattttttttggcaagcatagaACACGTACGTAGGCGAGTGACATGTGTGTTCTTCTCGTGCCTTCTCAAGGCTTCCCCAATATGCCCGCCACGGACTACTGCCTCAACTTCCACATGTGTTCCTAAGTCTATATCATCATGAGAACATGACAGAGTTTCTTACAGAGGAGTCGAGGGCTCCATCCGACAAAAAGCTGAGGCATATACCTGTGTTGGTCCCATCAAATAAAGCTGAGTACTTGCACTAGTGAAAGGACATAAAGCTGTCGGACAAGAGAGCTGCCTCCGTGGTTAGTTTTAAGAGCTCTAACCTTTTTTTTCCTATAAGAGTGTTGCTGCTTAAGGCCAACAAACTTTAGCCTGCATGGGTGAAACCCTTATGTCAATTGCATTGCAGCGTCATAGCATGCAGCAAACACCCGACGGTCTCAATACATCAATCCAATATTTTCTCCCTCAAAAAGATTAGGTCTGTTTATAGAAATTTCATTAAAATTTATAGAAACCAGTTCAATTTGACACCAAAAATATAGAAAATCCTCCGTCTCAAACATAAGCACTATTGTGAGATTTTCTGGCGTCTTTGGCATCTTTGTAACTTCTCTTGTTTCTAAAAAGGTTCGGATTTGAAGATTTGGGTTGGATAgttaaatcgagtcaaacttctTCATCTGTggttaagtttatagaaaaatacaccAACATCTATAAACATCGAATTAGTTTAGTTAAATTCTACATGGAATATGTTTTGATAGATGTatttatttgaacttgtagaTGTCAATgtgttttttctaaaaaaattggtCAAACGTTGACAAATTTAATTTAAAATAAAGTTAacggactataatttagaactaGGGTTCGTAGCAAGGCTAAAGATACAAAGGCCTCTAGTTAGCGAGAGCTGATTCATACGTAGAGCAAGAGGAATGTTTATTGGAGACTAAACCTAGATCCCAGATGAAAAGACAACCGTGTACCGTATTTGGATTGTGTCGTGAGGATTCACACTACGATAATGATACGTCACATGCGTCTGTCCCATCCGAATGGACCGCTCCGCGCCACCTGCCTGCATAGCCTATGCGGCTCGCTTCGCGTGCCCGCGCCCCCGCCCGCCCGTATCGTTGCTCGCTCCCGCCCCCGTGGATTCACCCTAGACGTTGCTCGCCCCGCATGTCGCGGCCATCTCGCAGGGCCACCTCCACCGCGCCAGTTCGCCGCGCTGAAAGCGTATGTTGTAAATGTACgtgtcaagtgtttcatatgtttcagaggtatgttacaaAGGTAGATTCTAGATGTTCGCACATATTGCAATGGCTATGCACGTATGTTTTaagagtttttttttcaaaatgttTTATTGTAAGGATCGAGGATGTCGCCTAAAGGGGGTGAATAGATGTTTCTAAATATTAACGCCTTAAAATATGGAAATGGTTAGTGTAGCTTTTAATT
Above is a genomic segment from Miscanthus floridulus cultivar M001 chromosome 3, ASM1932011v1, whole genome shotgun sequence containing:
- the LOC136545491 gene encoding ethylene-responsive transcription factor ERN1-like codes for the protein MELQFQQPQSHPQHQQQYSSYQPPAPTKETKPRTRTKCVGGGGGGSSKFVGVRQRPSGRWVAEIKDTTQKIRMWLGTFETAEEAARAYDEAACLLRGANTRTNFAAAGANGASPPDSPLAARIRGILNHKRMKKNNAASQQQHTVNFFPAAAAYRGAAGDVARAATAAASTTSTSTSTTTTSSVSPSSSPSSSIVSFAMSNHGIRTPILPEEAYRPYLVGGGGEEFQLAAQQYERSWALNTTSLTPSDGRNMANENACLVVAEVDKIKLEKKSSTSPHGGMDRAQDNKDLFDAGNDSSDSLWDLPPICPLSCRSLMY